The genomic stretch TAGCCCCAACGATTAGAACCGCGAATCCAAACGCCTCTATCCTCTTCACAGTGAGGGGCCCCATCGTTACTGCCGCCACCCGAATCCCTCATTGTAATCTTGTTATCGTACTATTTAAACCTTGTGACCTTAGGTTTTAATTTTGTTCTTTTTTGTCACATATGTCCCCACAATCTGGAACCTACCCACCATTTTGGACAAAATCCAATATATGAGAATCCTTCCCCCCGCTCCTCGCCGCCGCAGGACTCCGAAGGGACCCGCGACTTTCCGAGGATTTTTTAAGATGAAGATATGAGAAGGAAGTATGAGGCAGGAAACCCTCGGGACGCTCTTTGCCCTCATCGGAGCCTTCATCTATGGCCTTGAGCCGGTCGTGATAAGGGCCAACCCGTCGAATCCCATAAGCTTCGCCGCCCTTTCGGCCCTCGTGGCCTCGGCCCTTCTGTGGACCAGCGTTATCATCTCCAGAGGGCTGGAAGAAATCCGGAGGAATCCCGGGGATTTAAGGAGGACTTTCCTGGTGGGTCTCTTTGGCACGGCCCTCGCCTACCTGGCGTATTCCTTTGGGGCGCGGATGAGCACGGCGATAAACGCGGCACTGATAACGCGGAGCGAGGTGCTCTTCTCGTTCATCCTTTCGTGGCTCTTCCTCGGCGAGAGAATAACACAGAGGCTGGTTGGCTGCTCCACCGCCATACTGCTTGGATTGACCGTGGTCATACTTCAGGGACACTCGGTGGAGCTACACATCGGCGATTTCCTTCTCCTCCTCGTTCCGCTCTTCTGGCAGCTGGGTCACGTGATAGCCAAGAGGCTGCGGTACAGCCCGCCCACGATAGCAGCCCTGAGAAACACCTTTGGGTTTCTCCTGCTCTTTCCCCTAGCCATCGTCACAGGCCTGGAGTTCTCCCGCTTTGTTATCGCCGAAGGTCTGGTGATAGCCGTTGGCCAGCTGGTCTGGTACCGTTCGATAAAGCTCATCAACCTCTCCAAGGCGACAGCAATAATAACGCCTGCACCAGCCGTTGCAATCGGGCTGGGCGTTCTGCTGGGCGAGAGCTTTACGGCCTACCATGCGGTGGGTTTTCTCCTCATAACCCTGGGAACCCTGGGCGCGGTGAGGGTAGAAAGCAGGCTCAGAACCTGAGCAGCACCCTGATGAAGCGAAAAACATCCCCCGGGCCGAAGCGTCCCTCCCGGGAGGGGTCGTATATCATGCTCACGGGTACCTCCCTTATCCTCGCCCCCATCCT from Thermococcus sp. 21S7 encodes the following:
- a CDS encoding DMT family transporter, which encodes MRQETLGTLFALIGAFIYGLEPVVIRANPSNPISFAALSALVASALLWTSVIISRGLEEIRRNPGDLRRTFLVGLFGTALAYLAYSFGARMSTAINAALITRSEVLFSFILSWLFLGERITQRLVGCSTAILLGLTVVILQGHSVELHIGDFLLLLVPLFWQLGHVIAKRLRYSPPTIAALRNTFGFLLLFPLAIVTGLEFSRFVIAEGLVIAVGQLVWYRSIKLINLSKATAIITPAPAVAIGLGVLLGESFTAYHAVGFLLITLGTLGAVRVESRLRT